From the Gymnogyps californianus isolate 813 chromosome 2, ASM1813914v2, whole genome shotgun sequence genome, one window contains:
- the DPH3 gene encoding diphthamide biosynthesis protein 3 isoform X1 encodes MSVFHDEVEIEDFEYDEETETYSYPCPCGDRFLITREDLENGEDVATCPSCSLILRVIYDQEQFMRDEVIAEPLTNKELIKC; translated from the exons ATGTCGGTCTTCCACGATGAGGTGGAGATCGAGGACTTCGAGTACGACGAGGAGACCGAGACCTACAGCTACCCGTGCCCCTGCGGGGACCGCTTCCTCATCACGCGG GAGGACCTGGAGAACGGTGAGGACGTGGCCacctgccccagctgctccctgatCCTGCGCGTTATTTACGACCAG GAGCAGTTCATGCGTGATGAAGTCATTGCAGAACCTTTGACAAACAAGGAGTTGATTAAGTGCTGA
- the DPH3 gene encoding diphthamide biosynthesis protein 3 isoform X2, translating to MSVFHDEVEIEDFEYDEETETYSYPCPCGDRFLITREQFMRDEVIAEPLTNKELIKC from the exons ATGTCGGTCTTCCACGATGAGGTGGAGATCGAGGACTTCGAGTACGACGAGGAGACCGAGACCTACAGCTACCCGTGCCCCTGCGGGGACCGCTTCCTCATCACGCGG GAGCAGTTCATGCGTGATGAAGTCATTGCAGAACCTTTGACAAACAAGGAGTTGATTAAGTGCTGA